A genomic stretch from Lathyrus oleraceus cultivar Zhongwan6 chromosome 2, CAAS_Psat_ZW6_1.0, whole genome shotgun sequence includes:
- the LOC127122220 gene encoding secreted RxLR effector protein 161-like gives MKGKPIDSALGSLMYAQVCIRPDIAFIVGVLGRYQTNPENDHWITAKKLMRYLQYMLVFRRVDNLEIGGYTNSDLIGCVSDRKSISGYIFMLAGGAISWKSKKETLVAYSTMQAEFVACYDVATHAVRLRNLVTGLRIVDSISKPLKLYCDNNEAMFYYKNNKTFNDSKNLELKYLTVRDLVKKNDIVVEYIGTDFMLVDPLTKVLRPIVFKNHVESMGFVSSLDVLG, from the coding sequence ATGAAGGGAAAACCCATTGATAGTGCATTGGGAAGCTTGATGTACGCTCAAGTATGCATTAGGCCTGACATTGCTTTCATAGTTGGCGTCTTAGGACGATACCAGACTAATCCTGAGAATGATCATTGGATTACTGCTAAGAAACTGATGAGATATTTGCAGTATATGCTTGTTTTTAGGAGAGTTGACAACCTAGAAATAGGTGGGTATACTAACTCCGATCTTATTGGGTGTGTTAGTGATAGGAAATCTATTTCTGGTTACATTTTTATGTTAGCTGGAGGTGCGATATCATGGAAGAGTAAAAAGGAAACTCTTGTCGCCTATTCTACTATGCAGGCAGAGTTTGTTGCTTGTTATGATGTTGCCACTCATGCTGTTCGGTTGAGAAATTTAGTGACTGGACTTCGTATTGTTGATTCCATATCCAAGCCACTAAAGCTTTACTGTGATAACAATGAAGCTATGTTCTACTATAAGAATAATAAAACTTTTAACGATTCTAAGAATTTGGAATTAAAGTATTTGACAGTCAGAGATCTTGTAAAGAAAAATGACATTGTTGTTGAGTACATTGGTACTGATTTCATGCTAGTTGATCCCCTAACTAAGGTACTTAGGCCCATTGTGTTTAAAAATCATGTTGAGAGCATGGGATTTGTGAGTTCTCTGGATGTACTTGGTTAG
- the LOC127118458 gene encoding peroxidase 4, producing MAFSSSSPSSKVSINFICFVLLMFFLIGNSSAQLSENFYAKKCPNVFNVVKSIVHSVVANEPRMGGSLLRLFFHDCFVNGCDGSVLLDDTSSMKGEKTAPPNKDSLRGFEVIDAIKSKVEAACPGVVSCADIVAITARDSVVNLGGPYWKVKLGRRDSKTASFNDASNGAIPPPFSTLANLINRFKAQGLSTKDMVALSGAHTIGKARCVVYRDHIYNDTDIDSLFAKSRQRNCPRKSGSIKDNNVAFLDYKTPNHFDNVYYNNLINKKGLLHSDQVLFNGGSTDLLVKTYSNNPKAFESDFVTAIIKMGNIKPLTGSKGEIRKQCRRAN from the exons ATGgcattttcttcttcttcaccatcTTCTAAAGTTTCAATAAACTTTATTTGCTTTGTTTTGTTGATGTTTTTTCTTATAGGAAACTCTTCAGCTCAACTCTCTGAAAATTTCTATGCTAAAAAGTGTCCCAACGTTTTCAATGTTGTAAAGTCTATCGTTCACTCTGTTGTGGCTAATGAACCTCGCATGGGAGGATCTCTACTTCGACTCTTCTTTCATGACTGCTTTGTTAAT GGTTGTGATGGATCAGTGCTACTTGATGACACATCCTCCATGAAAGGAGAGAAAACTGCACCTCCCAACAAAGATTCTTTGAGAGGTTTTGAAGTAATTGATGCCATTAAATCTAAGGTGGAAGCAGCATGTCCTGGTGTTGTCTCATGTGCTGATATTGTAGCCATTACAGCACGTGACTCAGTTGTAAAT CTTGGAGGACCTTATTGGAAGGTTAAACTTGGAAGAAGGGATTCAAAAACAGCGAGTTTCAACGATGCAAGCAATGGTGCTATTCCACCTCCCTTTTCTACTCTTGCCAACCTTATCAATAGGTTTAAAGCTCAAGGACTCTCTACTAAGGACATGGTAGCGTTATCTG GAGCTCACACTATTGGTAAGGCAAGATGTGTTGTTTATAGAGATCACATTTACAATGATACAGACATTGATAGTTTATTTGCCAAGTCAAGGCAAAGGAACTGTCCAAGGAAAAGTGGTTCAATAAAGGACAACAATGTAGCATTTCTTGATTACAAAACTCCAAACCATTTTGACAATGTCTACTACAATAATCTCATCAACAAAAAGGGACTCCTTCATTCTGATCAAGTGCTTTTCAATGGAGGTTCTACTGATTTATTGGTTAAAACTTATAGTAACAACCCAAAAGCCTTTGAATCTGATTTTGTTACTGCTATAATTAAGATGGGGAATATTAAGCCTCTTACCGGATCAAAAGGAGAGATTAGGAAGCAATGCAGAAGAGCCAATTGA